CTTTGTGGTATATATTACCTGTTATAACTTTAGGTTTAGCTATACATTCATTTTGGAACAGGGAAATCTAATAAAGCTAAACTTCAATCAGTGGGAGTTTTCCTTCATCCCCCACTGATTGTTGTTTAACTTATGGGACCTTTAGGGGCAGTTTATCCCCCACCTAAACTTTTCAACCTTCTTAAGTTTTGAGGTGGGGTTTTACTGACCCTTAAGAGTGGGATAAATTCAGTTAGTATTGATAACCAATGATAGAACAATAATTTTTTAATCCTACATGCAGGGGGTGTCGATTAAAGATCCCTCCCCTTTTCATGTAGGGGGTACAAAAATGAACATGGTAATATGGAATAATTAAGGAAGAGATAGTTTGAAGAGTACCGAGATTGAAAAAAAATAGATGATTTAGGTCGAGTTGTCATTCCTAAAGAGCTGCGTCATGGTTTAGATGGGTCCTAAAGACCCAATAGAGATTTATGTAGAAAATGAGAAAATCATATTAAAAAAATGCAAAGCGAATATGGAATGTGACGTAACAGGGCATTTAGCTCTCCTCCCTATATTTGATGCCGGAGTTTTTCGGACGGTTAGCTGCGATAAATTAAAAGCGCATTAATTTTCATCCTCTCCTTTTTGGCATGCGAGAAAAATCTCGTTACTTAAAAAGAGCCTCTCCCAAAAGTCACTTAGCTTACTGACTTTTAAGAATCCCCTCTTCTATTTTATGGAATATACAGGTTGCTCCAATCGGTTACAGGCACACGCTTTCCGTGGGACTTGTCATCAAACTCATCTGACTCAGCTAAGCATCATCAAAATGACTTTCGACTGCGCTGATCCCATTGGAGTCCTCATAACTTCGAACAGCCGGCAATGAACTGTCTGTTTCGAGAGCCTAAACCTAAACAAAAGAGAACTAGCCGTGAATTTTATTAGTCACGGCTAGTTCTCTTTTTATTTAAAAGGACTGTTGAGACAGCCCCTAAATACTATTTTTAGACGGATTACCATATGTGCGTGATGATTATTTAACTAGCTGGGGTTCTACCTCTTTTTTTCTTTGGCGTTCTTTTAATTCTTGAATAATATAAACCATTTGCATTTTAATTTCAGCTGTATTTTCGAACTCGAAGGCACTTCTTGCGAACGACAACTCTTCCACTAACGTGTTATATTTTTCTTTAAGCTGATGATCAGACGCTTCTTGCAAATTCATCATTTCTTTTAAATCTGGGTTAACTCTATACATGATCACTATCCCCTTCCCCATTTTAATCAACCTCATAAATGAGTCATTAGTACATATTTAAATCCACTTATTAACTAATTTTATCTTCATATCTGTTACTAACATAACAAAAAATAATGATATCTGATAGATAAACAACATCTAAAGTACCATTTTATTAAAAATTTATTAAAATGACCTATTTTAAAAATAAGTTACCAGGACCTTTGACTTTATTAGGTTGAATAAAAGACTGCTGTATATATATGACTTAAACGTTCAAAATAGGGGTAATAGTTGAGTTAAAGGAAGGATAAAAGATGACTTCAGCAAGAGTTTACTCAGGGGTAATCGGCGGAATATTAGGATTTATATTTACTTTTTATGCTGTTTATTATGGTACAACAGATGAAATAGTATTTGGAGAGTCATTTCTTATGGGATCTAGCATGATAGCAATGGGATTAAGTACTGTGGCAATCATTTCCGCCTGTACGATCCGACTAAAGCCCAACTTTAGTAGCTGGGCTTTAGTGATTACTGGACTTCTCATTCCTTTTTTCATAAGTACTTACGGATTCGTTCCTCTTATATTCCTTTTAATTTCAGGCATACCAGGTATCCGCCAGAACAACTAATACTTAAGTCCCTTGAGATTTATTATCATTCATGGTTATATATTCTTTATGCGCATCACTACTGTGTTGTAGTAAACTGTCATGCATGACATAAGGAGAAAATACATGATAACTCAAGAAGAAAAAACTTTTGCTATGCTCATTTATGTTTTAAGCTTTTTTTCGGGCCTTATTGGGCCATTAATCATTTGGCTAGTGCATAAAAATGAATCAGAATTTATTGGTGCTCACGGAAAGGCTTATTTCAATTTTTTCATTTCTTACGCTATTTACGGTTTTATAAGCTTTTTATTAATTTTTATTTTAATCGGCCTTATCCTAATTGTTATTATCGGCATACTGACGATTATCTTCACCATAATAGCAGCCGTAAAAGCGTACAATGGAGAACATTACGATATTCCATTGACTATTAAATTCTTATAATCACAAACGCTCGTTCTTCAAAAAAGAACGGGCAGATTTCTTTTAATTAAGAATCACACAATCTAATATTCAAAAATGACTATAAGTAACTATCGTTTAGTGGAGGAAAAGTGATGACTGAAAAAGACGAACGACTCTTTGCTTGTTTAATTTATATGTTTAGTTTCTTCGGGGTACTCATCGGAGCATTTCTTGTATGGTTTTTAAAAAGACGTGAATCAGAATATGTAAACAATCATGGAAAAAACTATTTCAACTTTCTAATAACTTATTCAATTTACACGCTGGTCACCTTTATATTAATCGGGGTTAATCCCCCCATTTTCCTGATATTACTCCTCACCCTGGCTGCCTTGATACTCTTTTTCCATATTCGTGCTGCAATTCATGCGTTTAAAGGGCTAGATTATCAAGTTCCATTAAGCATTCATATTTTCAAAACAACTACGAAATAGAAAAGGTCTGTCTCACTATTTAGAGACAGATCTTTTTCTATATAACATTCACAATTTTTACGGTTATCAGATAGATAATCTCACACACATATTGTTTCCCTCTTCTCTCTCCCGTATAACTAACTATGAAAGGAGGCACTTCTTAATTGAATAAAAAGTTTAAAAAACGTCCCTAGCACGAAGCACTTAATGCATAATAATAGAGTCTTGATGATAATTGACATTGCTATCCTTATTATAACGCATTATGTCATAACAACTTTAAACAACAATTTAAAATAAAATACTTCTAGCAATATATGAATATATAAACATAAATAATTTTAAATATACAATAAGTATTTTATACCATTCTCTTATTTTTTTATACAGTCGTCATACTATTACGACTATTTAAATATACACAAATAAACTAAACATCAAGGGGGAAATTTTTGTGAAGACGTTACCTTTAGTAGTATTATTAGGCGCTGTTACGGTCGTGTCCGCTGCTTGTGGAGACTCATCCAGTAACGAGGGAATACGGGAATATACAGTCGCTACTGATTCCAACTACGTCCCATTCGAGTATTTAAATCCTGACACAGGTGAAATGGAAGGGTTTGATATTGATCTAATTAATGAAATAGCTGATCGTGTCGGTTTTTCAATCGATTTAGAAGTGGTTGAATTTGATGGCATCGTATCAGGAATGGGAACAGGTCGTTATGACATTGGTATTGCTGGAATAACCATTACTGAAGAACGAGCAGATAATTTTGATTTTTCTGACCCTTACTATGATGCCGGTTTAATGCTCGCTGTACGTGCAGATGAAGAGGAAATCCAATCGATTGAAGATGTTGATGGCGTAAATGTCGCCACACGAGGTTCTACCACTAGTGAAACTTACTTGCAAGAAAACACGAATGCTGATATCACGACTTTCCCAAACATTGTGAACGCCTACCAAGACTTAATGGCTGGACGTGTGGATGCAGTTATTTATGATGTACCAAATGTCCTATATTACATTGAAACAGAAGCATTGGGAGAAATGAAAG
The Salipaludibacillus sp. LMS25 DNA segment above includes these coding regions:
- a CDS encoding DUF4870 domain-containing protein codes for the protein MITQEEKTFAMLIYVLSFFSGLIGPLIIWLVHKNESEFIGAHGKAYFNFFISYAIYGFISFLLIFILIGLILIVIIGILTIIFTIIAAVKAYNGEHYDIPLTIKFL
- a CDS encoding DUF4870 domain-containing protein; its protein translation is MTEKDERLFACLIYMFSFFGVLIGAFLVWFLKRRESEYVNNHGKNYFNFLITYSIYTLVTFILIGVNPPIFLILLLTLAALILFFHIRAAIHAFKGLDYQVPLSIHIFKTTTK
- a CDS encoding transporter substrate-binding domain-containing protein, which produces MKTLPLVVLLGAVTVVSAACGDSSSNEGIREYTVATDSNYVPFEYLNPDTGEMEGFDIDLINEIADRVGFSIDLEVVEFDGIVSGMGTGRYDIGIAGITITEERADNFDFSDPYYDAGLMLAVRADEEEIQSIEDVDGVNVATRGSTTSETYLQENTNADITTFPNIVNAYQDLMAGRVDAVIYDVPNVLYYIETEALGEMKAVGDRLEAEQYGIAFPQGSELTEEVNDVLADMKEDGTYDDIYETWFGQSPDND